The genomic window CCAACATCACGGCCGGTTACTTCTGGTCGGCCTGGCACGACCTGGGCATGCGTGAAGAGTACGCCTGGGGCAACTTCCAGATGTCGCACTACGACGATGCGAACATCCTGGGCTTCGACGGACTGTTCGTCCGCGGCGAAGTGTTGTTCTAAGCCGGGCGCAACACGCCTCCGAATCCGACCCGAAAACGAAACAGGGCCCGTCGCAGTCAGTGCGACGGGCCCTGTTATTTTGTTTTGGATCGAGCACAAGCTCAGGCGGCGTTCTCGCAGCGCTTGGCTTGTCGCCCGCGGAGCGCGGCTACCGGGTCGGACCGACCATCCGATCGCGGCGCGAACGGCGTTGAGCCCGCAAGCGGGCACGGCGCTTGGTCTCGCTGGGCTTCTCGTAGAATTCGCGAATGCGGATCTCCTTCTTGATCCCGCTCCGCTCGACC from Pirellulales bacterium includes these protein-coding regions:
- the rpsU gene encoding 30S ribosomal protein S21, with protein sequence MVKLTLREKETAQEAVRRFRKLVERSGIKKEIRIREFYEKPSETKRRARLRAQRRSRRDRMVGPTR